The following coding sequences lie in one Kribbella sp. NBC_00709 genomic window:
- a CDS encoding ABC transporter substrate-binding protein yields MLRKRIVAAVAVAALAALSACSPASEPSDSGGEQVLRYAPAMFPVSLDTYKYAGEESVQTTIQQIMEPLVRVDDGKIVPVLATSWQNPDPNTWIFKLRSGVKFSDGTPFTAKDVVASYQRHQKLDGPLVPLYSTVTSFAATDDQTVTVKTSKPLGTLLSSLTLLFIGPADKLNTDGFFNKPIGTGPFTVTSFQPDEKLELAANPAYWDGAPKLSKLEFVNIPEVAGRITALENGEVDVLTQIPPDQVGSVKGSDAISYSTTPSWTYYFDWFNSNRKPFNDKRVRQAMWHALNLDGTVKDLFGDLASVAQAPLAQGVIGAPKLSPYSYDPAKAKQLLAEAGYPNGFTTSMQWPLEGGPNIRALAQAMISDWAKIGVTVKPLEKERAQWLEDFGKLNWDMNLQTNVTGTGDADYTLARLYVCSAKRNGYCNPAVDKLLLDARSTVDQAQRPKLYQQAGQILWDDAVGIFPADLASNAAVRSRVQNFVMPPSGRPLFAKVSVSGS; encoded by the coding sequence GTGTTGAGGAAGCGAATCGTCGCGGCAGTGGCCGTGGCCGCCCTGGCGGCGTTGAGTGCCTGTTCACCGGCGAGTGAGCCGAGCGACAGCGGCGGCGAACAGGTACTGCGGTACGCACCGGCGATGTTCCCGGTGTCGCTGGACACCTACAAGTACGCCGGCGAGGAGAGCGTCCAGACCACGATCCAGCAGATCATGGAGCCGCTGGTCCGGGTCGACGACGGAAAGATCGTCCCGGTGCTGGCGACCTCGTGGCAGAACCCCGACCCGAACACGTGGATCTTCAAGCTCCGCTCCGGCGTGAAGTTCTCCGACGGTACGCCGTTCACCGCGAAGGACGTGGTCGCGTCGTACCAGCGGCACCAGAAGCTCGACGGTCCGCTCGTCCCGCTGTACTCGACGGTGACGTCGTTCGCGGCGACCGACGACCAGACCGTGACAGTGAAGACCAGCAAGCCGCTCGGCACGTTGCTGAGCTCGCTGACGCTGCTGTTCATCGGGCCGGCGGACAAGCTGAACACCGACGGGTTCTTCAACAAGCCGATCGGGACCGGGCCGTTCACGGTCACGTCGTTCCAGCCCGACGAGAAGCTCGAGCTGGCCGCGAACCCGGCCTACTGGGACGGCGCACCTAAGCTGAGCAAGCTCGAGTTCGTCAACATCCCCGAGGTGGCCGGGCGCATCACCGCGCTGGAGAACGGCGAGGTCGACGTACTGACGCAGATCCCGCCGGACCAGGTCGGATCGGTCAAGGGGAGCGACGCGATCAGCTACTCGACCACGCCGAGCTGGACGTACTACTTCGACTGGTTCAACTCCAACCGGAAGCCGTTCAACGACAAGCGGGTCCGGCAGGCGATGTGGCACGCGCTGAATCTCGACGGGACCGTCAAGGACCTCTTCGGCGATCTCGCGTCGGTCGCGCAGGCGCCGTTGGCCCAGGGCGTGATCGGTGCGCCGAAGCTGTCGCCGTACAGCTACGACCCGGCGAAGGCGAAGCAGCTGCTCGCGGAGGCGGGGTACCCGAACGGGTTCACCACGTCGATGCAGTGGCCGCTCGAAGGTGGGCCGAACATCCGCGCGCTGGCGCAGGCGATGATCTCGGACTGGGCGAAGATCGGCGTCACGGTCAAGCCGCTGGAGAAGGAACGGGCCCAGTGGCTGGAGGACTTCGGCAAGCTCAACTGGGACATGAACCTGCAGACCAACGTGACCGGCACTGGTGACGCCGACTACACGCTGGCCCGGCTGTACGTCTGCTCCGCCAAGCGCAACGGCTACTGCAACCCGGCCGTGGACAAGTTGCTGCTCGACGCCCGCTCCACCGTCGATCAGGCCCAGCGCCCGAAGCTCTACCAGCAGGCCGGCCAGATCCTCTGGGACGACGCCGTCGGCATCTTCCCCGCCGACCTCGCCTCCAACGCCGCCGTCCGCTCCCGCGTGCAGAACTTCGTGATGCCCCCGAGTGGGCGCCCGCTGTTCGCGAAGGTGAGCGTGTCCGGCAGCTGA
- a CDS encoding sugar ABC transporter ATP-binding protein, which yields MADDAALVRMAGIGKRYGGVQACREVDFVLGAGEVHALLGENGAGKSTLMKILSGDVTDFDGTIEINGAPTRFNGPTDAQSAGIAMIHQELDLVPGLSVADNIFLGRELRTTVRTVDRRRMERAARELLARSGVSLDPRRPVGELRVGEQQLVTIAKAISLDARVLIMDEPTSALTSSEVERLFDVIRELRLSGVGIVYISHRMEEIAQVADRATVLRNGRIVTSFDPRKLSTAEVVEAMVGRPVQTMFTTPDADTGDELLRVENLALKARRPRPGRRDPDGISLTVRSGEIVGLAGLLGAGRTELLETLYGVAPGGIRTGQVLLQGKPIHPRGPRQALAQGIGFVPEDRRVSGLVLFHSILANTVVSSLPSYGRLGVIARRMERAASTRMADRLRLKFGRLQDEVGTLSGGNQQKVVFGRMLLTEPRLLLLDEPTRGVDVGAKAEIYRLLGELAAQGLGVLLASSELPELVGVCDRVVVLRDGRDVASFSTADSGEGDLLAAAMGQGEVGGAQ from the coding sequence ATGGCCGACGACGCTGCCCTCGTCCGGATGGCGGGGATCGGGAAGCGGTACGGCGGGGTGCAGGCGTGCCGCGAGGTCGACTTCGTGCTCGGGGCCGGTGAGGTGCACGCGCTGCTCGGCGAGAACGGCGCCGGTAAGAGCACGTTGATGAAGATCCTGTCCGGCGACGTGACGGACTTCGACGGCACAATCGAGATCAACGGCGCCCCGACCCGCTTCAACGGGCCGACCGACGCGCAATCCGCGGGGATCGCGATGATCCACCAGGAGCTCGACCTCGTCCCCGGCCTGTCCGTCGCCGACAACATCTTCCTCGGCCGAGAGCTGCGGACCACGGTGCGTACGGTCGACCGCCGCCGGATGGAACGCGCGGCCCGCGAACTCCTCGCCCGCAGCGGCGTCAGCCTCGACCCACGGCGTCCGGTCGGCGAGCTCCGCGTCGGCGAGCAGCAACTCGTCACGATCGCGAAGGCCATCTCCCTCGACGCCCGGGTGCTGATCATGGACGAGCCGACCTCCGCGCTCACCAGTTCCGAGGTCGAGCGGCTCTTCGACGTGATCCGCGAACTCCGGCTGAGCGGTGTCGGCATCGTCTACATCTCGCACCGGATGGAGGAGATCGCCCAGGTCGCCGACCGCGCGACCGTCCTCCGCAACGGCCGGATCGTCACCAGCTTCGACCCGCGCAAACTCAGTACGGCCGAAGTCGTCGAGGCAATGGTCGGCCGCCCGGTGCAGACCATGTTCACCACGCCCGACGCCGACACCGGCGACGAGCTGCTCAGGGTCGAGAATCTCGCCCTCAAAGCCCGCCGTCCGCGCCCCGGCCGCCGCGATCCCGACGGCATCAGCCTCACGGTCCGCTCCGGCGAGATCGTCGGCTTGGCCGGCCTGCTCGGCGCCGGCCGCACCGAACTCCTCGAGACCCTGTACGGCGTCGCGCCCGGCGGTATCCGGACCGGCCAGGTCCTCCTGCAGGGCAAGCCGATCCACCCGCGCGGACCGCGCCAAGCCCTTGCCCAGGGCATCGGTTTCGTGCCCGAGGACCGGCGCGTGTCCGGGCTCGTGCTGTTCCACTCGATCCTCGCGAACACGGTCGTCTCCAGCCTCCCGTCGTACGGGCGGCTGGGGGTGATCGCCCGCCGGATGGAGCGCGCGGCGTCGACCAGGATGGCGGATCGGCTGCGGCTGAAGTTCGGTCGGCTGCAGGACGAGGTCGGCACGTTGTCCGGTGGCAACCAGCAGAAGGTCGTGTTCGGCCGGATGCTGCTGACCGAGCCGCGACTGCTCTTGCTGGACGAGCCGACCCGCGGCGTCGACGTCGGCGCGAAGGCCGAGATCTACCGCCTGCTCGGCGAGCTGGCCGCCCAGGGCCTCGGCGTACTGCTGGCGTCCTCCGAGCTTCCCGAGTTGGTCGGTGTCTGCGACCGCGTCGTCGTGCTGCGGGACGGGCGCGACGTGGCGTCGTTCAGTACGGCGGACTCGGGCGAAGGGGATCTGCTCGCAGCCGCGATGGGACAAGGCGAGGTCGGAGGAGCGCAATGA
- a CDS encoding ABC transporter permease has protein sequence MTDVQDKVVATERTSVVATLFRFQSVFGLIAVFIAAIVFSPRKNGEILFISADNLANVVRAVSEIGIIAVGMTFVILIGGIDLSVGAVLGLAAVGSAVLMVEDNWGFLPSVLVVLVIGLLFGALQGIATAMIGIQSFIVTLAGLQIARGLARIWSGGQGVAIAYGDGPNEAPASFALLGERTFGGLVPIPVIIFAVVAIVAVVFLRVSAFSRHLYAVGGNEKAARLSGVPVVRVKVAVFAICGLLASLAGIVHAVQLNQGSPNDGLGYELDAIAAVVIGGTSLAGGRGSVAGTVAGALLLGVLNNILALNNIDSNIQLLIKGLVIVAAAALQRLRPTS, from the coding sequence ATGACCGACGTACAGGACAAGGTGGTGGCGACGGAGCGGACGTCCGTGGTCGCGACGCTGTTCCGGTTCCAGAGTGTATTCGGGCTGATCGCGGTCTTCATCGCGGCGATCGTGTTCTCGCCGCGCAAGAACGGCGAGATCCTGTTCATCAGCGCGGACAACCTCGCGAACGTGGTCCGGGCCGTGTCCGAGATCGGGATCATCGCGGTCGGGATGACGTTCGTGATCCTGATCGGCGGGATCGACCTGTCGGTCGGCGCGGTCCTCGGGCTCGCCGCGGTCGGGTCCGCCGTCCTCATGGTCGAGGACAACTGGGGCTTCCTGCCGTCGGTGCTGGTCGTGCTCGTGATCGGCCTGCTGTTCGGCGCCCTGCAGGGCATCGCGACGGCGATGATCGGGATCCAGTCGTTCATCGTCACCCTGGCCGGACTGCAGATAGCCCGCGGACTGGCCCGGATCTGGTCCGGCGGGCAGGGCGTCGCGATCGCGTACGGCGACGGGCCGAACGAGGCGCCGGCGTCCTTCGCGCTGCTCGGCGAACGGACCTTCGGCGGCCTGGTACCGATCCCGGTGATCATCTTCGCGGTGGTCGCGATCGTCGCGGTCGTGTTCCTCCGGGTCAGCGCGTTCTCCCGGCATCTGTACGCGGTCGGCGGCAACGAGAAGGCGGCCCGGCTGTCCGGCGTACCGGTGGTCCGGGTGAAGGTCGCGGTGTTCGCGATCTGCGGGCTGCTCGCCTCGCTGGCCGGCATCGTGCACGCGGTACAGCTCAACCAGGGCAGCCCGAACGACGGCCTCGGGTACGAGCTGGACGCGATCGCCGCGGTGGTGATCGGCGGCACCAGTCTGGCCGGCGGCCGCGGCTCGGTGGCCGGGACGGTGGCGGGTGCGCTGCTGCTCGGCGTACTGAACAACATCCTTGCCCTGAACAACATCGACTCCAACATCCAGCTCCTGATCAAGGGGCTGGTCATCGTTGCCGCCGCCGCGCTGCAGCGACTCCGCCCCACCTCGTGA
- a CDS encoding substrate-binding domain-containing protein has protein sequence MGSLKLPIATAAVAALVLAGCGTTNERTAGASPEASKSCKGADGTYTIGMSQANVAEPYRQRMDDDIKAAAKDVPQFDVKFADAAQDNAKQVADVENYITQQIDLLIISPNEAKPLTAVVKKAYDKGIPVIVLDRKVEGDAYTGFIGGDNVQIGREAGKYIAEKLLPQGGNVVELKGLAGATPQAERHEGFVEGIKGNPKVKVIAAASGDWLREKGQSQMDALLKANPKIDVVFSHNDPMAEGAYLAAKAVGREKEMKFTGIDALPIPSGGIKAVEQGRLSATFTYPTNGKEAIAAAKKILVDCGTIEKTQTLPTREIDASNAAKIYAEENPNG, from the coding sequence ATGGGTTCTTTGAAGTTGCCGATCGCAACGGCCGCGGTCGCCGCCCTGGTGCTGGCCGGGTGCGGAACGACGAACGAACGGACCGCGGGCGCCTCGCCCGAAGCGTCCAAGTCCTGCAAGGGGGCCGACGGGACGTACACGATCGGGATGAGCCAGGCGAACGTGGCCGAGCCGTACCGGCAGCGGATGGACGACGACATCAAGGCGGCGGCCAAGGACGTGCCGCAGTTCGACGTGAAGTTCGCCGACGCCGCACAGGACAACGCCAAGCAGGTCGCGGACGTGGAGAACTACATCACCCAGCAGATCGACCTGCTGATCATCAGCCCGAACGAGGCCAAGCCGCTGACCGCGGTGGTGAAGAAGGCCTACGACAAGGGCATCCCGGTGATCGTGCTGGACCGGAAGGTCGAGGGCGACGCGTACACCGGGTTCATCGGGGGCGACAACGTGCAGATCGGGCGCGAGGCCGGGAAGTACATCGCGGAAAAGCTGCTGCCGCAGGGCGGGAATGTGGTGGAGCTGAAGGGGCTGGCCGGTGCGACACCGCAGGCCGAGCGGCACGAGGGGTTCGTCGAGGGGATCAAGGGCAACCCGAAGGTGAAGGTGATCGCGGCCGCGAGCGGCGACTGGCTGCGGGAGAAGGGCCAGTCGCAGATGGACGCGCTGCTGAAGGCGAACCCGAAGATCGACGTGGTGTTCTCGCACAACGACCCGATGGCCGAAGGCGCGTACCTGGCCGCGAAGGCGGTCGGCCGGGAGAAGGAGATGAAGTTCACCGGCATCGACGCGCTGCCGATCCCGTCCGGCGGCATCAAGGCGGTCGAGCAGGGCCGGCTGAGCGCGACCTTCACGTACCCGACCAACGGCAAGGAAGCGATCGCCGCCGCGAAGAAGATCCTGGTCGACTGCGGCACCATCGAGAAGACCCAGACGCTCCCCACCCGCGAGATCGACGCGTCGAACGCGGCCAAGATCTACGCCGAGGAGAACCCGAACGGCTGA
- a CDS encoding LacI family DNA-binding transcriptional regulator, which translates to MPTISDVAARAGVSTATVSRALNGKPTVDPDLAARVRSAATELGYQPNGPARNLRRQEAAVVALIISDVENPFFTAIARGVEDVAHEVGYSVVLCNSDESAEKENRYLDIAIQERVAGVILSPSGPTSSIAKLAARGTAYVAVDRPLPGQDSDVVLVDTRLAAREATLHLVAQGYEQIGCVTGPSGVRTADDRLAGYRDGLRAARRRSTPKLVRRTEYKAAGARRAALDLLAQPEPPDALLIANSAMAVGVLQALHERGVQAGRDVGLVAFDDAPWAELVDPPLSVVAQPAYEIGAVAARLLLARIADNSRPPTATTLGARLVERASSRR; encoded by the coding sequence GTGCCGACTATCAGCGACGTGGCCGCGCGGGCCGGGGTGTCGACCGCGACCGTCTCGCGGGCGCTGAACGGGAAACCGACCGTCGACCCCGACCTGGCCGCGCGGGTCCGGTCGGCCGCGACCGAGCTCGGGTACCAGCCGAACGGCCCGGCGCGGAACCTGCGCCGCCAGGAGGCCGCGGTGGTCGCGCTGATCATCTCCGACGTGGAGAACCCGTTCTTCACCGCGATCGCCCGCGGCGTCGAGGACGTCGCCCACGAGGTCGGGTACTCCGTCGTGCTGTGCAACTCCGACGAGAGCGCGGAGAAGGAGAACCGCTACCTCGACATCGCCATCCAGGAGCGGGTCGCCGGCGTCATCCTGTCACCGAGCGGCCCGACCTCCTCGATCGCGAAGCTCGCCGCGCGCGGTACGGCGTACGTCGCGGTGGATCGTCCGCTGCCCGGCCAGGACAGTGACGTCGTACTGGTCGACACCCGGCTCGCCGCCCGCGAGGCGACTCTGCATTTAGTTGCCCAAGGCTACGAGCAGATCGGGTGCGTGACCGGCCCGTCCGGCGTACGCACGGCGGACGACCGGCTGGCCGGCTATCGCGACGGGCTGCGGGCCGCCCGACGTCGCAGTACGCCGAAGCTCGTCCGCCGTACCGAGTACAAGGCGGCCGGCGCCCGCCGAGCCGCCCTCGACCTGCTCGCCCAGCCCGAGCCGCCCGACGCGCTGCTGATCGCCAACAGCGCGATGGCCGTGGGCGTCCTGCAAGCCCTGCACGAGCGCGGCGTGCAGGCGGGGCGCGACGTCGGGCTGGTCGCCTTCGACGACGCGCCCTGGGCCGAGCTCGTCGACCCACCGCTGTCGGTGGTAGCCCAGCCGGCGTACGAGATCGGCGCGGTCGCGGCGCGGCTGCTGCTGGCGCGGATCGCCGACAACAGCCGACCGCCGACCGCTACCACCCTCGGCGCCCGGCTCGTCGAGCGCGCCAGTTCCCGGCGGTGA
- a CDS encoding NAD-dependent malic enzyme — protein MTALPSVSYSITVRLEVPAGGSTVSKLTTAVEQAGGLVTALDVTASGHERLRIDVTCAAADTEHAGRLVEAMRAVPGVEIGRVSDRTFLMHLGGKISMEAKHPIRNRDDLSMIYTPGVARVCLAIAANPEDARRLTIKRNSVAVVTDGSAVLGLGNIGPKAALPVMEGKAALFKRFAGIDAWPLCLDTQDPEAIIQVVKAIAPGFAGINLEDISAPRCFEIEARLREELDIPVFHDDQHGTAVVVLAALFNALRVVSKDITNVRVVLSGAGAAGTAILKLLLAAGVKDAVVADIDGVIHTEREGLSPELRWIAENTNAAKYSGNLKGALAGADVFIGVSAPNILTGDDIATMNDDSIVFALANPVPEVDPSEAGEHAAVVATGRSDYPNQINNVLVFPGVFRGLLDAQSSKVSVDMELAAAKALAGVVTDEELNATYIVPSVFHPEVHTRVAHAVRDAAGGKAPAHENYPDDSPA, from the coding sequence GTGACTGCCTTGCCGAGTGTTTCGTACTCCATCACCGTTCGCCTCGAGGTGCCCGCGGGTGGCTCGACGGTGAGCAAGCTGACGACCGCGGTCGAGCAGGCCGGCGGTCTGGTCACCGCGCTCGACGTGACCGCGTCCGGCCATGAGCGGCTCCGGATCGACGTCACCTGTGCGGCCGCCGACACCGAGCACGCCGGCCGGCTGGTCGAGGCGATGCGCGCGGTGCCGGGCGTCGAGATCGGCCGGGTCTCGGACCGGACCTTCCTGATGCACCTCGGCGGCAAGATCTCGATGGAGGCCAAGCACCCGATCCGCAACCGTGACGACCTGTCGATGATCTACACGCCGGGTGTCGCGCGGGTCTGCCTGGCGATCGCCGCCAACCCCGAGGACGCCCGCCGGCTGACGATCAAGCGCAACAGCGTCGCGGTCGTCACCGACGGTTCCGCCGTGCTGGGGCTGGGCAACATCGGCCCGAAGGCCGCGCTGCCGGTGATGGAGGGCAAGGCCGCGCTGTTCAAGCGGTTCGCCGGGATCGACGCGTGGCCGCTGTGCCTGGACACCCAGGACCCCGAAGCGATCATCCAGGTGGTCAAGGCGATCGCGCCCGGGTTCGCCGGGATCAACCTGGAGGACATCTCCGCGCCGCGCTGCTTCGAGATCGAGGCCCGGCTGCGCGAGGAGCTCGACATCCCGGTCTTCCACGACGACCAGCACGGTACGGCGGTCGTGGTGCTGGCGGCGCTGTTCAACGCGCTCCGGGTGGTCAGCAAGGACATCACGAACGTCCGGGTGGTGCTCTCCGGCGCCGGCGCGGCCGGTACGGCGATCCTCAAGCTGCTGCTGGCGGCCGGGGTGAAGGACGCGGTCGTCGCCGACATCGACGGCGTCATCCACACCGAGCGCGAGGGCCTGTCGCCGGAGCTGCGCTGGATCGCGGAGAACACCAACGCGGCGAAGTACAGCGGCAACCTGAAGGGTGCGCTGGCCGGCGCCGACGTGTTCATCGGCGTGTCCGCGCCGAACATCCTCACCGGCGACGACATCGCCACCATGAACGACGACTCGATCGTGTTCGCGCTGGCGAACCCGGTGCCCGAGGTCGACCCGTCCGAGGCCGGCGAGCACGCGGCCGTGGTCGCCACCGGCCGCAGCGACTACCCGAACCAGATCAACAACGTGCTGGTCTTCCCGGGCGTCTTCCGCGGTCTGCTCGACGCGCAGTCGTCGAAGGTCTCGGTCGACATGGAGCTGGCCGCCGCGAAGGCGCTGGCCGGGGTCGTCACCGACGAGGAGCTGAACGCGACGTACATCGTGCCGAGCGTCTTCCACCCGGAGGTTCACACGCGGGTCGCGCACGCCGTCCGCGACGCGGCCGGCGGCAAGGCCCCGGCGCACGAGAACTACCCGGACGACTCCCCGGCGTGA
- a CDS encoding VanZ family protein — protein MTVSVAGDTKSGLTVWLWRIAFVAAVALQLYGVYSPREAGPHVGIPQIDKVAHCFLFAAVAFTGLKVGVPARWLLGALAANAIVSELVQHWLLPQRDGDPFDVLADLAGVALGAWIGFRANRRTP, from the coding sequence GTGACCGTGTCGGTAGCGGGGGACACAAAGTCGGGACTGACGGTCTGGCTGTGGCGGATCGCGTTCGTCGCGGCGGTAGCGCTGCAGCTGTACGGCGTCTACTCGCCGCGCGAGGCGGGTCCGCACGTCGGGATCCCGCAGATCGACAAGGTCGCGCACTGCTTCCTGTTCGCGGCGGTCGCGTTCACCGGGCTGAAGGTCGGCGTACCGGCGCGGTGGTTGCTCGGAGCACTGGCCGCGAACGCGATCGTCAGCGAGCTGGTGCAGCACTGGCTGCTGCCGCAGCGCGACGGCGACCCGTTCGACGTGCTCGCCGACCTGGCCGGGGTCGCATTGGGTGCTTGGATCGGGTTCAGGGCGAACCGTCGTACGCCATGA
- a CDS encoding YqgE/AlgH family protein, which yields MTVSTLTGSLLVATPLLDEPPFRRSVILLLDHDDDGALGVVVNRAADLAVDRVLPDWSTTVDEPGVLFMGGPVGTDSALAVAEVVESADPPGWRECFGRIGLVDLDVPPVLLEGAISRMRIFAGYAGWSSGQLEGEIAEGAWYVVESVPEDVFGHDPDTLWRRVLRRQNDQMAYLATYPDDPTMN from the coding sequence ATGACGGTCTCGACCCTGACCGGTTCGCTGCTGGTGGCGACCCCGTTGCTCGACGAACCGCCCTTCCGCCGGTCGGTGATCCTGCTGCTGGATCACGACGACGACGGCGCACTGGGGGTGGTGGTCAACCGCGCGGCCGACCTCGCCGTGGACCGGGTGCTGCCGGACTGGTCGACGACCGTCGACGAGCCCGGCGTGCTGTTCATGGGCGGCCCGGTCGGCACCGACAGCGCGCTCGCGGTCGCCGAGGTGGTCGAGTCGGCCGACCCGCCGGGCTGGCGGGAGTGCTTCGGCCGGATCGGGCTGGTCGACCTCGACGTCCCGCCGGTGCTGCTCGAGGGCGCGATCAGCCGGATGCGGATCTTCGCCGGGTACGCCGGCTGGTCCAGCGGGCAGCTCGAGGGTGAGATCGCCGAGGGCGCGTGGTACGTCGTCGAGTCGGTCCCGGAGGACGTGTTCGGCCACGACCCGGACACGCTGTGGCGCCGGGTCCTGCGCCGCCAGAACGACCAGATGGCCTACCTGGCGACGTACCCCGACGACCCGACGATGAACTAG
- a CDS encoding DUF3039 domain-containing protein, with protein sequence MSTQLTPGAETVVDERTQTLEDGDHERFSHYVPKDKLTEAMVMGTPVVALCGKVWVPSRDPERFPVCPECKEIWDSLNGDGDGGDE encoded by the coding sequence ATGAGTACACAGCTGACCCCGGGTGCGGAGACGGTTGTCGATGAGCGCACGCAGACGCTGGAGGACGGGGACCACGAGCGGTTCTCGCACTACGTGCCGAAGGACAAGCTGACCGAGGCGATGGTGATGGGCACGCCGGTGGTCGCGCTCTGCGGCAAGGTGTGGGTGCCGAGCCGGGACCCGGAGCGTTTCCCGGTCTGTCCGGAGTGCAAAGAGATCTGGGACTCGCTGAACGGCGACGGCGACGGCGGCGACGAGTAG
- a CDS encoding DEAD/DEAH box helicase — MDSHLPAAPAVLPPAYPERAAWGTASKLRAWQSEALKQYLDANPRDFLAVATPGAGKTTFALTVAAELLHRRVIERITVVTPTEHLKVQWADAADKAGIAIDPAFAGRRGKTNKDFQGVAVTYAGVAVNPLAFRVRTERFKTLVILDEVHHGGDALSWGEGVREAFEPAARRLCLTGTPFRSDDNPIPFVTYEEAHDGVARSKADYTYGYGHALRDHVVRPVIFMSYSGEMRWRTKAGDEVAARLGEPLTKDLTAQALRTALDPAGEWMGAVLAAADKRLTEVRRHMPDAGALVISGDQNTARAYAKTLRELTGEAPTVVLSDEKAASKKIQKFSDGDSRWMVAVRMVSEGVDVPRLAVGVYATPTSTPLFFAQAVGRFVRARKRGETASVFVPSVTRLLGFAAEMEVERDHVLGRKNSNDDGDIFGLEDDLLKQANQTEGASDELEGNFEALGSDASFDRVVFDGGDYGTGGDNASDEELDFLGLPGLLEPDQVRELLHKRQQKSLAAQKKSSRTSDREDPTPTELATHEQIALLRRELNGLVAAWHHRTGQPHGVIHNDLRRKLGGPAAAHASSIQLKERIELIRDWATQRRA, encoded by the coding sequence GTGGATTCGCATCTGCCCGCCGCGCCAGCCGTGCTACCGCCGGCCTACCCGGAGCGTGCGGCGTGGGGTACCGCGAGCAAGCTCCGTGCGTGGCAGTCCGAAGCGCTGAAGCAGTATCTCGACGCCAACCCGCGAGACTTTCTTGCGGTGGCCACGCCGGGCGCCGGGAAGACCACCTTCGCGCTGACCGTGGCCGCCGAGCTGCTGCACCGGCGGGTGATCGAGCGGATCACCGTGGTCACCCCGACCGAGCACCTCAAGGTCCAGTGGGCCGATGCCGCCGACAAGGCCGGGATCGCGATCGACCCGGCCTTCGCCGGGCGGCGCGGCAAGACCAACAAGGACTTCCAGGGCGTCGCCGTGACGTACGCCGGGGTGGCGGTCAACCCGCTGGCCTTCCGGGTCCGGACCGAGCGGTTCAAGACCCTGGTCATCCTCGACGAGGTGCACCACGGCGGTGACGCGCTCAGCTGGGGTGAAGGTGTGCGTGAGGCGTTCGAGCCCGCGGCCCGCCGCCTCTGCCTGACCGGTACGCCGTTCCGCAGCGACGACAACCCGATCCCGTTCGTGACCTACGAAGAGGCGCACGACGGGGTCGCGCGGAGCAAGGCGGACTACACCTACGGGTACGGTCACGCTCTGCGCGATCACGTCGTACGTCCCGTGATCTTCATGTCGTACTCCGGGGAGATGCGCTGGCGGACCAAGGCCGGCGACGAGGTCGCGGCGCGCCTGGGTGAGCCGCTGACCAAGGACCTGACCGCGCAGGCGCTGCGGACCGCGCTGGACCCGGCCGGCGAGTGGATGGGGGCCGTCCTGGCCGCCGCGGACAAGCGGCTGACCGAGGTACGGCGGCACATGCCGGACGCCGGCGCGCTGGTGATCTCGGGTGACCAGAACACGGCCCGCGCGTACGCGAAGACGTTGCGCGAGCTGACCGGCGAGGCGCCGACCGTCGTCCTGTCCGACGAGAAGGCGGCGAGCAAGAAGATCCAGAAGTTCTCCGACGGCGACTCGCGCTGGATGGTCGCCGTCCGGATGGTGTCCGAGGGGGTCGACGTCCCGCGGCTGGCGGTCGGGGTCTACGCGACGCCGACGTCGACGCCGCTGTTCTTCGCGCAGGCGGTCGGGCGGTTCGTGCGGGCCCGGAAGCGGGGCGAGACGGCGTCGGTGTTCGTGCCGTCGGTGACCCGGCTGCTCGGGTTCGCGGCCGAGATGGAGGTCGAGCGGGACCACGTCCTCGGGCGGAAGAACAGCAACGACGACGGCGACATCTTCGGGCTCGAGGACGACCTGCTGAAGCAGGCGAACCAGACCGAGGGCGCCAGCGACGAGCTCGAGGGGAACTTCGAGGCGCTCGGGTCGGACGCGAGCTTCGACCGGGTGGTGTTCGACGGCGGCGACTACGGGACCGGCGGCGACAACGCGTCGGACGAGGAGCTGGACTTCCTCGGGCTGCCGGGTCTGCTGGAGCCCGACCAGGTGCGCGAGCTGCTGCACAAACGCCAGCAGAAGTCGCTGGCGGCCCAGAAGAAGTCCTCCCGGACGAGCGACCGTGAGGACCCGACGCCCACCGAGCTGGCCACCCACGAGCAGATCGCACTCCTGCGCCGCGAACTGAACGGCTTGGTCGCCGCCTGGCACCACCGGACCGGCCAGCCGCACGGCGTCATCCACAACGATCTGCGGCGCAAGCTCGGCGGCCCCGCCGCTGCCCACGCGTCCTCCATCCAGTTGAAGGAGCGGATCGAGCTGATCCGCGATTGGGCGACCCAGCGTCGCGCCTGA